Proteins from one Cellulosilyticum lentocellum DSM 5427 genomic window:
- the recD2 gene encoding SF1B family DNA helicase RecD2, protein MSEQVVLEATIEDIIYQNAENGYTVCTIEYEGEELSCVGEMAGIYAGEEVKIVGSWSTHPIYGRQIRVEMLERSMPKTVQGMEKYLASGVIKGIGAKTAKKIVKHFGLDTFRIIEEEPLVLAQVSGISEKKAQEIGEIFHTQYELRRAMLFLQEYGITPTYAIKIYKQYKDKTTEVVKNTPYRLVDDIFGIGFKKADEIAFKVGIARDDPHRIKTGILYVLNSFSANGHTYVPRNKLLEEAMKLLLPNEYNDYVQADEYEHPLLENALLELTLSKQIIIKNYDEVPCIFLSYLYYSEQAVARKLIDLAALYQADSQLDVEKELINTQKELKIELVEEQKEAVRQVLTQGVTVITGGPGTGKTTTINAILHMLEKAGEDVLLAAPTGRAAKRMSEATGMEAQTIHRLLEINYMREDANKQMFSRNEENPLEADVIVVDEMSMVDITLMHALMKAVVEGQRLVLIGDADQLPSVGAGNVLKDIIKSGRISTVRLVQIFRQASKSAIVMNAHRINKGEYPICNEKGTDFFYMKRSMQEEVKETIIELITTRLPKYQGFDSLKDIQILAPMRKGVVGVNELNKAVQEALNPHHQLKPEKEYRGTLFREGDKVMQIKNNYNTPWKILGKSGMPIDEGTGVFNGDCGIITSIKEEAELLVVTFDDLKVVEYEFNQLDELELAYAITIHKSQGSEYPVVILPIHSGPPMLLNRNLLYTAVTRAKKMVVGVGLTETMERMVDNNKEIERYSSLAKHLAVML, encoded by the coding sequence TTGAGCGAACAAGTGGTTTTAGAAGCGACAATAGAAGATATAATTTATCAAAATGCAGAAAATGGTTATACTGTTTGTACCATAGAGTACGAAGGAGAAGAGCTTTCTTGCGTGGGAGAAATGGCAGGTATTTATGCCGGAGAAGAAGTTAAAATTGTAGGAAGCTGGAGCACACATCCCATATATGGAAGGCAAATAAGAGTAGAAATGCTAGAGAGAAGTATGCCTAAGACAGTACAAGGAATGGAAAAATATCTAGCTTCTGGTGTTATTAAAGGCATAGGGGCCAAGACAGCAAAGAAAATTGTCAAGCATTTTGGGTTAGATACTTTTAGAATAATTGAGGAAGAACCACTCGTACTTGCTCAAGTAAGTGGCATTAGTGAAAAAAAAGCACAAGAAATCGGAGAAATTTTTCATACCCAGTATGAATTGAGACGTGCTATGCTATTTTTACAAGAATATGGGATTACACCTACTTATGCGATTAAAATATATAAGCAGTATAAAGATAAGACTACAGAGGTCGTTAAGAATACGCCTTATCGTTTAGTGGATGATATATTTGGTATTGGCTTTAAGAAAGCAGATGAGATTGCTTTTAAGGTGGGGATAGCAAGAGATGACCCTCATCGTATAAAAACAGGTATTTTATATGTACTTAATAGTTTTTCAGCTAATGGACATACTTATGTCCCTAGAAATAAATTGTTAGAAGAAGCCATGAAACTATTACTACCAAATGAATATAATGATTATGTACAAGCAGATGAATATGAGCATCCATTACTTGAAAATGCACTTTTAGAACTTACCTTATCTAAACAAATTATTATTAAGAATTACGATGAGGTACCTTGCATATTCCTTTCATATCTTTATTACAGTGAACAGGCTGTAGCTAGAAAACTTATTGATTTAGCTGCTCTGTATCAAGCAGATAGTCAGTTAGATGTAGAAAAAGAGCTGATTAATACACAAAAGGAACTAAAAATTGAATTAGTAGAAGAACAAAAAGAAGCTGTTAGACAAGTACTTACTCAAGGGGTGACTGTGATTACAGGAGGGCCAGGAACAGGAAAGACTACTACGATTAATGCTATTTTACACATGCTAGAAAAAGCTGGTGAAGATGTGCTCTTAGCTGCACCTACTGGAAGAGCAGCTAAACGCATGAGTGAAGCCACTGGTATGGAAGCACAGACAATTCATAGACTTTTAGAAATTAATTACATGAGAGAAGATGCCAATAAGCAAATGTTTAGTCGTAATGAAGAAAATCCATTAGAGGCGGATGTTATTGTAGTAGATGAGATGTCGATGGTAGATATTACTTTGATGCATGCTTTGATGAAAGCTGTAGTGGAAGGACAACGCTTAGTACTTATTGGAGATGCAGACCAGCTACCGTCTGTAGGAGCAGGAAATGTCTTAAAAGATATTATTAAAAGTGGCAGGATTTCAACAGTAAGATTAGTACAGATTTTTAGACAAGCTTCTAAGAGTGCTATTGTTATGAATGCTCACCGTATTAATAAAGGTGAATATCCTATATGTAATGAAAAAGGAACAGATTTCTTCTATATGAAACGTAGTATGCAAGAAGAAGTTAAAGAGACTATTATAGAGCTGATTACAACCAGATTGCCTAAATACCAGGGCTTTGATAGCCTGAAAGATATTCAAATTTTGGCACCTATGCGTAAGGGAGTAGTTGGCGTTAACGAACTTAATAAAGCTGTTCAAGAAGCCTTGAATCCACATCATCAATTGAAACCTGAGAAAGAATACAGAGGCACCTTATTTAGAGAAGGTGATAAAGTGATGCAAATCAAAAATAATTATAACACACCTTGGAAAATATTAGGTAAAAGTGGTATGCCTATAGACGAGGGAACAGGTGTATTTAATGGAGATTGTGGGATTATTACCAGTATTAAAGAAGAAGCAGAATTATTAGTAGTTACTTTTGATGATTTAAAAGTAGTAGAATATGAGTTTAACCAATTAGATGAACTAGAGTTAGCTTATGCTATTACCATCCATAAATCTCAAGGAAGCGAGTATCCAGTAGTCATTTTACCTATTCATAGTGGGCCACCTATGCTTCTCAATAGGAATTTATTATATACAGCAGTAACTCGTGCTAAAAAAATGGTAGTAGGTGTAGGACTTACTGAAACTATGGAACGTATGGTGGATAACAATAAAGAAATAGAACGTTATTCAAGTCTTGCTAAGCACCTTGCAGTCATGTTGTAA